The genomic region atACCCTCGATAtaatcttatatgcgatgttgaggagaatCAACCCAGGGTAGTTGGTGCACATTGTGGGGTCTACCTTTTTAAGGATTgaacagagcacacttaaattacaatcgttgggcatgctttccgaccatattctaaaaagaagctgatgcatgctctttatccgTTTTtagccgccgtatttgaatagctcggccggaaaTCCATCGGCAaacgccgctttgttgttcttcagatcggtaattgctattcgaatttcttcagggtcgggcaatggaacgtctgatccatcgtcatcgattagggaatcgggcTTGCCTTCtcttggtgttatgctttcactgccatacAGCAAGCCGGAGAAGTGTTCCCTGCATAATTTTAGTACTATGCTTAATTAaatagatcacctctgggggctctacaagagtatactccgcttgaaactttctgttagtcgccgcatcttttcttagaattttcgagcattacaaATGTCGttcagcttatcaagctcttcatattcacgcatttcggcctctcccTTCTTTTGTCTACGAATGGGTCTCgttttcctcttcaactctatAAGATACCGCACGAGTtatggtcgatcgtaacgttgtgaggtaggcagtctgcctTCTATCCACTGCgatacggcactcctcatcgtaccagctgttcttttgcattttcccaaaagcaatggtttcggttatagctgtacgtaaggagcttgaatgCCTAGTCGCAAGtacaacgactgtttgtttgatgacagaagatatttcgtcggccttccctcgttcactgccagacccatttgctttgcttccttacacagtctggggaaagcagaacaaacggcgcggttgttgaggccaatgacatcaatatcatcgacatacgccagcaggtgtacacttttataaaagattttacctggttgattaagttctgcagcttaaattattttctcgaAGAGCCGTCTTGCCTGAACCCTCGTTTGGATCGTTGGCGGtaatcaaaaggggggtttctctcCCAAGGCTGTTGTTTAGTTCTCATTGGGGGCGTCTTTTACGTAGCTGGTCCCAAACATAGCGCGTAACCCTGGggggatgtttcaccttctcactttggctcatcttcaaacggatgttctttcgCTACTCAAAGCATACTTTGGGCCGGAAGTTGTGAGccgcttgagccatatgtaaaataaagatttctggCCAATTCCacgtgaatggcaatcagagaattttcctcactttcgtgatcttctacacataactccaaCATTATAGTTTTATTACAGCAGAAACTACGTGAGCGAGAAGGTGATAAAAAATCACATGCATACAGAAGGTTTGGGAGCTTTTTTGATTCGCTCTTAAGAAAGTGATTAAAAAGTGAGGCGATTAAATTGGCACGCGTTACCGGCACATCATTATGTAACGGAACTGTCACTGTTCTACCAGGGTATGTAGGTTATAGGTAtaaaatcatacatatgtacgagtatgtatgtatgtttgtatgtatcaaTGACGGtaataaaatgtgtttattatgGCGTAACCACTTCGCGATTCGACTTTGCTATCGCACAATCCCCCAATAAAAACGAATATATATATCGATACGGTTGTGTTCACCAATCAGTTCCATCGCAGCGCTGGATGTGTTCGACTGGTTTTGGACGGTGTGGTTTAAtatctttgatattttttgttgcaaatatatttataatataaataagtttGGATATTTCCAATTTCAATTATACTCCCATTCATCGGCTGTTGTGTCACAGTGTTGATTCGAAAGTGAAATGGGCACCTTGTTACGTATTACATTCGTGGTCCTAGCGATTGTCGTAGGTCTGTGTGTGCATAAATATCAGGAACTCACAAGTTCAGCGCCAATTCCCCAACTGAACGATGCGGAATATTGGGGACCCGGCAGCGCCGCTAAATATAAGGAAAACACTGCCATTAAAGCTTTCGATATAAGCGCCAAACCGGAGGTaactaattgaattttaatatttatttcgttgTATAACAATGTGTAAATTCTcatatacctatatatttttgtttttttattattatttttctattttttaatgctGTAGTTAATTGAAGATCTGAAAGCGCAGCTGTCGCGACCGCTGGTGCTCACCGAACCCCTCGAAGGTGTTGGATTTCAATACGGCTTCAATACTAATTACTTGAAAGAGGTGGTGGCATACTGGCGCGACACTTACCTGCCCAAGTGGGGTGAGCGCGAGGCCTTTCTCAAACAGTTCCCGCACTTTGAAACCCAGATTCAAGGGTGAGTAAATTCCACTTGAGAAATCTCGTAGAGTAATacaagtaagtatgtatgtaaatgtgcaaGTTACCTTAAAAACCGCTATagcttgtatatgtatatcgtaaaaactattattttaaaaatgatcttggaaaaaaatgcaataaaataaaacaataaaggtagggctaagttcaggtgcaaccgaacattttatactcttgcaatttagAGGAATCAACGCCAGCGATATACtataagatgtaaaacgtcaaccagcgGATCGGAATTCAAgcaatattatatatgcatataccatatataatttATGCACTGACCGACAAATTCGTAATAAGATTTttcagaaaaacgaaaaccattatacGTAAGATATCGTCACACAAAATGCTAAACAActtatcttaaaaatttaagttaagtttctttttgaatatgaTGCTCTACactatattaaatacatatatctacgaaattttaaaagaagactTTATAAAACCGTGTTTTTCTTCTCCTGAAAACTTATGATAAGGATGTTACGGATgtgaagtattgacccgattcaaccaattttttgtGCACACAGATATTTCTATCAGGATAAAATTGTCTCTGCATTTCAATTGTATACCCCTTAAATTGGCCGATGTTGTAGGTCAAAAGTAATATTCGGTACTTAGAAgcttgaacaattttggtttgctttttgatttgtgtactggaaaattgaagaatcaaatggaatttgaaTTTCTGGTATGTGAGAAGTAGACgtgattgtagtccgatttcgtccattttcgcaATGTCACATAGGAATTTTCATACCGGCTTCCATTAAGCCTTTTCGTACTATTatggaggtaaaatttaatgcctctggCGTATTTACTAATTGATtaattgcgcttttagtagtttttgacAGTACTGTTACATGGGGACTGTGCGGGGTTAcattccgatttcatccattttcacattgtcgaTAGGAGTTCTCATAATAGGTATTTGcacaatttggttgttgtagctatactggtttaggagatatatatgcattaaacttattagagagcgAGGCCAAGCCcactatttcaatttttttcctagTATCTAAAGAAGTATGGCGATGTACGTATATGATGAAATACCAGGCCGGATCATAACTGGAACATAAAGTAATCATATGTGGAGTTGATTGGTTGGAATTTTTGGTTAAGAGATCCTTTGAAAATAATGTATACTCCACATTCCGTTTAATAAGATCGGACTTAACGCTTGCTACAAATTGAAGACTAAGAGAGTACGTTGACCGATTCTAATTTTCGAAGGACTCAGTTTGATGGTTTGGAGTTGcgtttttattcactttttgcATATTCTTTATCTTCATTTACAGTTTACGAGTACACTTCATTCATGTGAAGCCCAAGTCCATCGAAGGTAAAAAGGTGGTACCTCTGTTATTGATCCACGGCTGGCCAGGATCAGTGCGCGAGTTCTATAGGCTAATACCGCTGCTGACGAAACCGAACCCCAAGAGTGAATATGTCTTCGAAGTGATAGCACCCAGCTTGCCCGGTTATGGTTGGTCGCAGGTAGATATACACCTTCTCTGTGGACAAAGActttattaaacatatttattcgTTGTTCCGTTCGCAGGGTGCCTCAAAAGTAAACTTTGGACCCGCACAGATGTCGTTGGTGTTGCGCAATTTGATGTTGCGTTTGGGTCATGAGAAATTCCTAATACAGGGTGGTGATTGGGGCTCTTTACTCGGTGCAAGCATCGTTACTTTATCGGCACAGAATGTGCTCGGTTATCATTCAAATATGTGCACTACCAATCATCCAATGCTTTACCTTCTTAAGTTATTGCGAAATTGGTTCCCGAGCTTTTTTATTGAGgaagaaaatagaattttttttagaccATCCAGCAAAGAATTTACCTTTGTTTTGGAGGAAACGGGATACTTGCTTATTCAGGCATCCAAACCAGACACAATTGGCACAACGCTCACACAGAATCCTGTCGGTTTGGCCGCATACATCTTGGAGAAATTCTCCACATGGACCAATCCTGCATACAAGCAACTCGAGGATGGTGGCCTCACCAAACGCTTCACTTTAGACGAGCTTTTAGATATTGTCATGATTTATTACACTACAAACTCGATAACTACGTCTCAGCGCTTGTACTCGGAGGGCTACAATTTCGCTTTCCATGTTATGAATTTGGACTCGACACATATAAATGTACCTACCGGTTGTGCACGTTTTATTCACGACTTGATGCATTTTACGGATTCAGAGCTTGggttgaaattcaaaaatattgtgcacAGTACATACCACAAAGAAGGTGGTCATTTTGCAGCAATGGAAGTTCCACATATTCTTTACAGCGATTTCGTCGAATTCGTCGCTAAAGTATTCACAAAGCCACAACCAAAGCAATAGTCATTCGAAGacacttaaacaattttttgtataaattttttattttgtataatttctgTTAACATTGTTCTAGAAAATAAAGTAACTAAGTTTTTATCTTACTTTCGTGTTTCAAATTGAATATTAAGCATGGAGTGTGACTTCCGTCCCGGAAAAACAACTCAAATTAGTTCCTCCGTGTTCCAACGCCTTCTCTTTTGTCTGTCTAAAGGGAAACATCTTCCAGAGAACGTAaatttatactatatttatttataatttacgttctctggtGCCGCCACTTACGAGCGCTTGCGGCGACATCTGTTGAATGTTAGCTGTGCTCGTGGTGTGAGTTTTTGATTAGTTCTCCGCTATTACACAAGGTGCGTCAAAAGAATTGAAAACTAAGCAAAActtgatatgtgaaaaaagaaaaacaaaaaaaaaaacaaatttgtttttctccaaaaataataattttataaaaataaacaataaaaatcagtTCAGAACATCAGAATTCTTGCTGGGTAAAAACACTGAGACGAAGACCTATTTTTTGTGTGATTTGAGCCAAAACTGCTCGCGGAAAGACATCTATTGACGAAATAAGCGGTTATGTTCTCTCTGCTCACTACATTTTGTATAAATGCTAACGCATTTTGGCTTCACAGCTTCTAATATGTAGATGTGTGTAGTTAGGCACTTTAAAACTCTTTAAACCCGCATTACATTCAATTAAATTCATTGAGTCGACATTATCCCTTCTCATTTTCTCATTTTCTCATTTTCAGATGAGTATGTTGTTCGTATATTCGcgtggcaataaaaaattcaatactcTTGCAATGAAGTCCATCCCGTTCACCTTCATCAGCGCCGGTATCttggtaataaataatttcactgCACTTAACAGCAATTAGGGAAGCGCATAAAATGACAAACAACAAAGGGAAACTTCGGAAAAAATGTGAATCACAGTTTAAATGTCAGCCGGAATTGACGTTGCACGTTCGTGAAAATCAAACGGGGAGTGCCGACAAGGCGACAAGGCGGCAGGCGACGAAAACCCATTGACAATTCAGCTGGCAGCGGAGGTCCAGTCGGCACATgcacgacacacacacacgcttatgCTTTcagttgtttataaatatattttgtataagttGTCATACGTTGTTGCAGGAGCTGCTGGCTGGCCTTTTGCGCCGTTGTTTTGGCAGATTGTGTTTTCTGGCACGTGACATACATGCATAATGAGACGAAAGGATTAGCAACTCACGAAGCGAATGGCGAAAGAATTGGTCGAAGAATATAACGACAGACGACAACAAAGAGGTCGCCTACACCGCTGCCCCCTGTCACGAGCCTTGAGAGCCTGCGCGCCCAACTAGCCGAGTGTTCGCACAactgaaaggacaaaagtcagtgaggagtcgccgccgccgccgccgctttGCTGAGTCAGGGCTGGTCGCAAATGAGTTGTTTCCGTCTTCGTTTAGCTAGAAACACAATGTTACTATTCCGATTCAGCATGTGTAGCGGTaattggatttttatttttgactgcCATTGTGTCGTGCGATTTCCACGGAGGCGTTTGCTCTGCACTTAAAAGGTGCAACAGCTAGCAAGTGTCAAGGCGCCACGCACCCACATACGCACGCACATGTACATGTGTCTCACGCAAAGCGTCCTGCATTACCTTAACGCAAATGTTTTGGGGCACTAAGCAATGTTTACGTGCCACTCGTGTGTGTGCGGACAGGTGAAAACAGGTAAAAGATTTCCCCAACGGTTCTTAAGAGACTACTCGCGCAGGTGGGTGGCGACGTGACTGGCAGTTTTTATTCCGAAATGACATCAGTGAAATGCTAAGTATTTCAATAATTACTCAAACCAGGACGGACATAAAGTGTCCAGTTTTCAACGCAACGCCTGTTGGCTTTAGCTTAAAATTTAAGAgacatgtaaacaaataattcACAGTTTCCAAGTGCTTTTCACACATTCCGACAAGAACTTACTCATTAAGTTTCGGAAATTGCCCTACACAAGCTTTCCGAACACTTTTCGTTAGTAAAACGCTTCTTGCTTGTATTTGGGGTTGATTTAAGTTCAAATATTGGTATGAATATTATGGTATTCCTGCAATCAACTGTATTgctttaaatattgtttttttggaaTTCTTAGCTCTATTAAGACTAAGGAATATTGGTACTCTGTTGCCAACGTCTCCGAAAGGTCACCCAATATAGATAAGATAAAGTGGATATTTGGATATGCATGATCTCAAACTTCCTCCATAATTATGGTTGACTAATTTAATCATTAACGATTTTTATTACCTATAAATACCTCCAATTGGTGGCCCCAAATAGTgaaacattagattgtcgaaaaagtattttcgtatttttaatcaaacttcaacttattttttttttatatttataattaactttCATGAAGCAaaaatgtaccattttggtcgaccactttttaccatttttccgctagagacattattccatcagtgtaaaactttgtTTCTCGATGAAAAACttcgacaagtaattttcacaggcttctcttgaactCCAATAGAaggttctgcattgaccgaaacaaatggtagtccgatggtacAGCCAAGCTcgcccagtttttgccgagtcatcaaatatGTGTGTGGTATAGCGTTTTCCTGAtgaaagacgaagccctttcagttgatcagttctggccggttttttcgattgcttgcttcaatctcatcagttgttgactgtaaaatgtagaatcaatcgttcgaccaggctggagcagctcatagtgaatgattcctttccaatcccaccaaacactcagcataaccttttgaAGCGTCAagtctggctttgcgaccattggttgagcttcaccacgcttgaaaCATGATggttttcgcacattattgttgtatttgattcatttttcgtctcctgttaccattcgcttcagaaatggttcgatttcatttcgtttcagcaaagaatcgcaggtGTTAATTCTGTccattgaatttttcacagacaattcatgtggtacccaaacacc from Bactrocera tryoni isolate S06 chromosome 3, CSIRO_BtryS06_freeze2, whole genome shotgun sequence harbors:
- the LOC120772745 gene encoding juvenile hormone epoxide hydrolase 1-like — its product is MGTLLRITFVVLAIVVGLCVHKYQELTSSAPIPQLNDAEYWGPGSAAKYKENTAIKAFDISAKPELIEDLKAQLSRPLVLTEPLEGVGFQYGFNTNYLKEVVAYWRDTYLPKWGEREAFLKQFPHFETQIQGLRVHFIHVKPKSIEGKKVVPLLLIHGWPGSVREFYRLIPLLTKPNPKSEYVFEVIAPSLPGYGWSQGASKVNFGPAQMSLVLRNLMLRLGHEKFLIQGGDWGSLLGASIVTLSAQNVLGYHSNMCTTNHPMLYLLKLLRNWFPSFFIEEENRIFFRPSSKEFTFVLEETGYLLIQASKPDTIGTTLTQNPVGLAAYILEKFSTWTNPAYKQLEDGGLTKRFTLDELLDIVMIYYTTNSITTSQRLYSEGYNFAFHVMNLDSTHINVPTGCARFIHDLMHFTDSELGLKFKNIVHSTYHKEGGHFAAMEVPHILYSDFVEFVAKVFTKPQPKQ